A window from Thermodesulforhabdus norvegica encodes these proteins:
- the tilS gene encoding tRNA lysidine(34) synthetase TilS — MSHRQATRSEAELHPLERAVLTYLSRRGIELKKDSHVLVAVSGGPDSIALLLVLIALKKLLHISRYGIVHFNHRLRKEADEDENFVRKLASNFGIDFYSGSEDVKEYALKRKISIEMAARECRYRFFFHIKAELKADYLALGHTGSDQAEEILLRLIRGTGPDGFSGMPVLSKKGLFRPLLGVFRSDIISYLNEMKATYRTDESNFSLRFQRNRIRHEVFPLLDKISGRSVERIICRTAELFTEDAIFINDIVEQAWNEISLFSARDRQWIWDRKKFCENKVGLQRRIIRKLFGEIKGDLYSLSFEQVENLRRFILEGHSGKKLELHGISALIEGNFVRFSDEISEKKPFPGDRQIIPSPGRYEIKSTGGQLILTLISQSEAKQIVARGNEAEVVFDADKISWPMVLRFWQPGDRFQPLGMRGRSKKVQDFFTDRKIPLSRRHRIPILCDQEKICWIAGMRADERTRITESTKRFLLARYTET, encoded by the coding sequence ATGTCGCATCGGCAGGCAACACGGAGTGAAGCCGAACTGCATCCTCTGGAGCGGGCGGTTCTGACTTATCTGAGCAGGAGGGGTATAGAGCTTAAGAAGGATAGTCATGTACTCGTTGCTGTTTCAGGAGGGCCCGATTCGATTGCCCTTCTTCTGGTATTGATTGCTTTAAAAAAGTTGCTCCACATCTCAAGGTATGGAATTGTTCATTTTAATCACAGGTTGAGAAAAGAAGCCGATGAGGACGAGAACTTTGTTCGTAAACTTGCTTCGAATTTTGGCATTGATTTCTATTCCGGCAGTGAGGATGTGAAAGAATACGCCCTGAAGAGAAAAATCTCTATTGAGATGGCTGCCAGAGAATGCAGGTATCGCTTTTTCTTTCATATCAAAGCAGAGCTTAAGGCCGATTACCTGGCTCTGGGTCACACGGGGAGTGATCAGGCCGAAGAAATTCTACTTCGCCTCATTCGTGGCACGGGGCCGGACGGTTTTTCGGGTATGCCCGTTTTAAGTAAAAAAGGGCTCTTTCGCCCTCTTCTCGGAGTATTCCGTAGCGATATCATCTCATATCTTAATGAAATGAAAGCAACCTACAGAACTGATGAATCGAATTTTTCACTCCGTTTTCAGCGCAACAGGATCAGACACGAAGTCTTTCCTCTGTTAGATAAGATTTCGGGTCGGTCTGTGGAAAGAATTATATGCCGCACGGCCGAGCTTTTTACCGAAGACGCTATCTTTATTAACGATATAGTTGAGCAGGCTTGGAATGAGATTTCTCTATTCTCAGCCCGGGACCGTCAGTGGATATGGGACAGGAAAAAATTCTGTGAAAATAAAGTGGGCCTGCAGAGAAGAATTATTCGAAAGCTTTTCGGGGAGATCAAAGGCGATCTTTACAGTCTTTCCTTCGAACAGGTGGAGAACTTAAGACGCTTTATCCTGGAAGGGCATTCCGGGAAAAAACTCGAATTACACGGCATATCTGCTCTTATTGAGGGAAATTTCGTCAGGTTTTCTGATGAAATTTCGGAAAAAAAACCTTTTCCCGGGGACAGGCAGATAATTCCTTCACCGGGCCGATACGAGATAAAATCCACCGGAGGGCAGCTGATTCTGACCTTGATTTCGCAATCGGAAGCAAAGCAGATCGTGGCCAGAGGAAACGAAGCTGAAGTGGTTTTTGATGCCGATAAAATATCCTGGCCTATGGTTCTACGGTTCTGGCAGCCGGGAGACCGATTTCAGCCTCTGGGCATGCGGGGCCGATCGAAGAAGGTTCAGGACTTCTTTACGGACAGAAAGATACCTCTATCCCGGCGTCACAGGATTCCGATCTTGTGTGATCAGGAAAAGATTTGCTGGATAGCAGGAATGCGTGCAGATGAACGAACCCGCATAACCGAATCAACAAAGCGATTTCTCCTGGCAAGATATACTGAAACGTAG
- a CDS encoding ferredoxin, translated as MPLKVMVDENKCATVGICVKELPELFRFKPGSKRAEVIVDSVPPHLEEKCRQVAEKCPNKAIIVCEC; from the coding sequence ATGCCTCTTAAAGTAATGGTCGACGAAAACAAGTGTGCTACCGTGGGGATTTGTGTTAAGGAATTGCCGGAGCTATTTCGTTTTAAGCCCGGTAGTAAAAGAGCCGAGGTCATTGTGGACAGCGTACCACCTCATCTTGAAGAGAAGTGCAGGCAGGTTGCCGAAAAATGTCCGAACAAAGCAATCATTGTATGTGAATGCTAG
- a CDS encoding radical SAM protein — MRKGVTDMNLSVNHPCFDEKAHRSVGRVHLPVAPKCNVLCGYCDRRFSCVNENRPGLYRKLLEPGETVEYLSAKIEAEPRIRVVGIAGPGEPLTNDETFTTLELIRRAFPHLELCVATNGLLLPNSIDLLAELGVHYITVTVNTISPETASKIYLWALKGNVKLTGVEAGLFVVSRQIEGIRRAVEKGMRVKVNTVLIPKLNAGEITEIARAVRGAGAHIMNIIGMLPLGAFKTMRPPGEGELRRIRKAAASIMPQFLLCRRCRADAWGIPAEEEMGYRGRYLPAEGGNSWVSTG; from the coding sequence ATGAGAAAAGGAGTGACGGATATGAACTTATCGGTAAATCATCCCTGTTTTGATGAAAAAGCCCACAGAAGTGTTGGCAGGGTTCACCTGCCGGTGGCCCCAAAGTGCAATGTGCTATGCGGCTATTGCGACCGCCGTTTTTCCTGCGTTAACGAAAATCGGCCCGGCCTGTACCGTAAGTTATTGGAACCCGGAGAAACCGTCGAGTATCTCTCAGCGAAAATAGAAGCCGAGCCCCGTATTCGTGTTGTGGGTATAGCGGGCCCGGGCGAACCACTGACCAACGACGAGACCTTCACAACCCTTGAATTGATCCGAAGAGCCTTTCCCCATCTCGAGCTATGTGTTGCTACTAACGGCCTGCTCCTACCCAACAGCATCGACCTGCTCGCAGAACTCGGGGTTCACTACATTACGGTGACCGTAAATACCATAAGCCCGGAGACTGCCTCGAAAATCTATCTCTGGGCTCTCAAGGGGAACGTAAAGCTCACGGGGGTCGAGGCAGGATTGTTCGTTGTTTCCCGGCAGATTGAGGGAATCCGGAGGGCCGTCGAGAAGGGGATGAGGGTTAAGGTCAATACGGTGCTTATACCGAAATTGAATGCCGGAGAAATTACCGAAATTGCCAGAGCCGTAAGGGGAGCAGGAGCACATATTATGAATATAATCGGCATGTTGCCTCTTGGAGCTTTTAAAACAATGCGTCCTCCCGGTGAGGGTGAACTGAGAAGAATCAGGAAGGCTGCGGCATCCATAATGCCCCAGTTTCTCCTCTGTCGCAGATGTCGGGCCGATGCGTGGGGTATCCCGGCAGAGGAAGAGATGGGATACAGGGGCAGGTATTTGCCTGCAGAAGGAGGGAACTCATGGGTTTCTACAGGATGA
- the rpmB gene encoding 50S ribosomal protein L28: MAQRCYICGKGPVSGHNVSHANNKTARRWVPNLQRVKHVCDDGRIRKVRVCTRCIRSGRVNKPVYAALSL, from the coding sequence ATGGCACAGAGATGTTACATATGCGGCAAAGGCCCTGTATCCGGTCACAATGTGAGCCATGCGAACAACAAAACCGCCCGCAGATGGGTACCAAACCTGCAGAGAGTAAAGCATGTATGTGACGACGGCAGGATAAGAAAAGTCCGGGTATGCACCAGATGTATAAGATCGGGCAGGGTGAATAAACCCGTTTACGCCGCTCTGTCGCTTTAA
- the paaK gene encoding phenylacetate--CoA ligase PaaK — protein MIYNIEFETLPREALEAIQLRRLKNTVERVYAVVPFYRKKFDEAGVKPEDIKTLDDLKRLPFTTKQDLRDNYPFGLFAVPMENVVRIHASSGTTGKPTVVGYTARDIQTWAELMARALSAAGATRGDIIHNAYGYGLFTGGLGVHYGAEKLGASVIPISGGNTKRQIMIMRDFGATILTCTPSYALHLAEVAREMGVDPRSLKLKAGLFGAEPWSEKMRQEIEEALDLVALDIYGLSEIIGPGVSVECIEAKKGLHIFEDHFIAEIIDPETGENLPYGEVGELVITTITKEAFPMIRYRTRDITSLNPEPCICGRTHIRMNRVTGRSDDMLIIRGVNVFPSQIESVLMEIEEVEPHYQLIVDREGSLDTLTVLVEVGEQAFSDEVRKLQELEKKIEKNIKEYLGVSAKVKLVEPKTIARSEGKAQRVIDKRKL, from the coding sequence ATGATTTACAACATCGAGTTTGAAACATTACCCAGAGAAGCCCTTGAGGCAATACAGTTGCGCAGGTTGAAAAATACCGTGGAGCGGGTTTATGCAGTAGTGCCTTTCTACAGAAAGAAATTCGACGAAGCGGGAGTAAAGCCGGAGGACATTAAGACCCTTGATGATCTGAAGCGCTTACCTTTTACCACCAAACAGGATCTCAGGGATAATTATCCTTTTGGCCTTTTTGCCGTACCGATGGAAAATGTTGTAAGAATTCACGCATCCTCGGGTACCACGGGTAAACCCACTGTAGTGGGCTACACGGCTAGAGATATTCAGACCTGGGCGGAGCTGATGGCTCGTGCTCTTTCTGCCGCTGGTGCCACCCGTGGTGACATAATCCACAATGCGTACGGGTATGGGCTCTTTACGGGAGGACTTGGAGTTCACTACGGGGCTGAAAAACTCGGGGCATCGGTTATACCGATATCAGGAGGTAACACGAAAAGACAGATTATGATCATGAGGGACTTTGGAGCGACCATACTTACCTGCACGCCTTCTTATGCCCTTCATCTTGCCGAAGTTGCAAGGGAGATGGGTGTTGATCCGAGGAGTCTTAAGCTTAAAGCGGGATTGTTCGGAGCCGAACCGTGGTCGGAAAAGATGAGACAGGAGATCGAGGAAGCTCTGGATTTGGTGGCTCTGGACATCTACGGTCTCAGCGAGATAATCGGGCCGGGTGTATCGGTCGAATGCATTGAGGCCAAGAAAGGGCTACACATCTTTGAAGACCACTTCATAGCGGAGATAATCGATCCGGAAACGGGAGAAAATCTCCCTTACGGGGAAGTGGGGGAACTCGTTATAACGACCATAACCAAAGAAGCCTTCCCGATGATCCGCTACAGGACCCGGGACATTACTTCTTTAAATCCCGAACCCTGCATTTGCGGGCGAACCCATATAAGAATGAACAGGGTTACGGGACGCTCCGACGATATGCTGATAATCAGGGGTGTGAATGTATTTCCGTCTCAGATAGAAAGCGTGCTCATGGAAATTGAGGAAGTCGAACCACATTACCAGCTAATAGTCGATCGCGAGGGATCCCTGGATACCCTGACGGTACTGGTGGAGGTGGGAGAACAGGCCTTCTCTGATGAAGTGCGCAAGCTTCAGGAGTTGGAGAAAAAAATAGAAAAGAATATAAAAGAGTACCTTGGAGTTTCGGCAAAGGTTAAACTTGTAGAACCGAAAACCATTGCTCGCAGTGAGGGGAAGGCTCAGAGGGTAATAGACAAGAGGAAACTCTGA
- a CDS encoding P-II family nitrogen regulator: MALKEIMAVIRPNKVLTTKKALDEIGITSFTAYRVLGRGKQGGRVSELAYPVSEDLKRKLEDAPPSFIPKRLLMIVVKDSDVDLVVQKIIRVNRTGEQGDGKIFVLPVDDALRLRTGEHGLEALI; this comes from the coding sequence ATGGCACTCAAGGAGATCATGGCCGTAATCCGGCCAAACAAGGTTCTGACCACCAAAAAAGCTCTTGACGAAATCGGTATTACTTCTTTTACGGCTTACAGGGTTCTCGGCAGAGGCAAACAGGGTGGAAGGGTTTCTGAGCTCGCATATCCCGTGAGTGAGGATCTGAAGAGAAAGCTCGAGGATGCCCCGCCGTCCTTTATTCCAAAAAGACTGCTCATGATTGTTGTCAAGGACTCGGATGTTGACCTCGTTGTTCAAAAGATCATCCGCGTTAACCGCACCGGAGAGCAAGGCGACGGAAAGATCTTCGTACTTCCGGTAGACGACGCCCTGAGACTTAGAACGGGCGAGCACGGCCTGGAGGCCCTCATATGA
- the corA gene encoding magnesium/cobalt transporter CorA encodes MKNVEGYSKKVRTPGEKTGLGPGALVFVGKPRPEAVRVDVIHYDEGRLVELYDVSAEECANLVAQKGVTWINVTGIHDVELIGKLGKCLGLHPLTTEDVVNTAQRPKVEEFPDYIFIVLKMIYLGQRTDETDTEHLSLILGSNFVVLFQEKEGDVFDGVRERIRSAKGRIRSMGADYLAYALIDSVVDHYFLFVEHFGDVIEDLDDRIIEDPKPEDLALLHKIKQNIIKIRKVVWPLREEIRVLEKGESPLIRSDTRVFLRDVSDHIMQIVEMIETFRDLISGLHDLYLSNVSNRMNEIMKVLTLIATVFMPITFIAGIYGMNFEYMPELKWRWGYFAVLAVMLLVVLAMIGFFRKKKWL; translated from the coding sequence ATGAAGAATGTCGAAGGTTACAGCAAAAAGGTTCGCACTCCCGGGGAAAAGACGGGACTGGGGCCCGGTGCACTGGTATTTGTAGGAAAACCGAGACCGGAAGCCGTCAGGGTCGATGTAATTCATTACGACGAAGGTCGGCTGGTCGAACTTTACGACGTTTCGGCCGAGGAATGTGCAAACCTGGTTGCGCAAAAAGGGGTTACATGGATTAACGTGACGGGAATACACGACGTCGAACTGATCGGTAAGCTGGGAAAATGCCTCGGCCTTCATCCGCTTACTACGGAAGACGTGGTCAACACGGCTCAGCGTCCCAAAGTCGAAGAATTTCCAGATTACATTTTCATTGTGCTTAAAATGATTTACCTTGGACAAAGAACAGATGAGACAGATACGGAACATCTGAGTCTGATTCTGGGCAGTAATTTTGTTGTGCTCTTTCAGGAGAAAGAGGGAGACGTTTTCGACGGAGTGAGGGAGCGAATAAGGAGCGCAAAAGGCAGAATCAGGTCAATGGGGGCAGATTACCTGGCCTATGCTTTGATCGATTCCGTCGTGGACCACTACTTCCTTTTTGTGGAGCATTTCGGAGACGTCATAGAAGATCTGGACGACCGAATCATTGAAGATCCAAAACCGGAAGATCTCGCACTATTGCATAAAATCAAGCAAAACATCATAAAGATACGCAAGGTTGTATGGCCGCTCCGTGAGGAGATAAGGGTTCTGGAAAAAGGAGAGTCTCCTTTAATAAGGTCCGATACTCGGGTTTTTCTCAGGGACGTTTCCGACCACATCATGCAGATCGTTGAGATGATCGAAACCTTCAGGGATCTTATATCGGGTTTGCACGACCTTTATCTCTCCAACGTCAGCAACCGTATGAATGAAATCATGAAGGTTCTCACCCTCATAGCCACAGTTTTCATGCCAATAACCTTTATTGCCGGAATCTACGGTATGAATTTCGAGTACATGCCTGAGCTGAAGTGGCGCTGGGGTTATTTTGCCGTTCTTGCCGTGATGCTTCTGGTCGTCCTCGCTATGATAGGATTCTTCCGGAAAAAGAAATGGTTGTAA
- a CDS encoding sigma-54-dependent Fis family transcriptional regulator, translated as MERSLEAVKLEVLYATHALIGDALEFDKTLREILRILGEKLDMKRASVVLWDNEDGRLKIRASYGLTPQEETHGVYDPGEGVTGTVFLSGEPCVVLDVAREPLFLNRTGARGITKEAISFIAVPIKSDEEVLGVLWVDRLFSYKVAPQEDVKFLEVLAILISQLIKLKHRIEARETYLREENLILRDELKARFGEFMYSSRSPRMKEALSLVRQVASTPATVLLLGESGTGKTLLARLIHDLSNRRNKPFVKINCAAIPENLLEAELFGYVKGAFTGADRNKPGRLELADGGTAFLDEIGELPLSLQAKLLYFIQEKEFSPLGSTKTRSVDVRLLAATNKNLDRLVAEGRFREDLFYRLNVFPIHIPPLRERREDIIGLTHFILRRLEKSYGRRLTFTAEALRKLVNYPWPGNVRELENVLERLFIMARDDSISDELISQILGIQADHVNLANAEQTPVRPFARYSGEIKAEEITEALKRNGFVVARAARELGLSFRQLRYRLKKLGLEADLPISRGRPPKSSNKLRGLE; from the coding sequence ATGGAAAGGAGCCTGGAAGCCGTAAAACTTGAGGTACTTTACGCAACTCATGCCCTGATAGGTGATGCTCTCGAGTTTGATAAAACCCTGCGGGAAATACTCCGAATCCTGGGAGAAAAACTCGATATGAAAAGGGCCTCTGTGGTACTCTGGGACAACGAGGATGGGCGACTCAAGATCAGGGCTTCTTACGGACTGACCCCGCAGGAAGAGACTCACGGCGTTTACGATCCGGGAGAGGGGGTTACGGGAACGGTGTTCTTATCGGGGGAACCCTGTGTTGTATTAGATGTTGCGCGGGAACCGTTGTTTCTCAATCGAACCGGCGCCAGAGGTATAACGAAAGAAGCAATCTCCTTTATAGCCGTTCCCATAAAATCCGACGAGGAGGTCCTCGGGGTCCTGTGGGTAGATAGGCTTTTCAGTTACAAAGTGGCCCCTCAAGAGGACGTCAAATTCCTTGAGGTTCTTGCAATACTCATTTCTCAACTGATAAAGCTGAAACATCGCATAGAAGCGAGAGAGACCTATCTCAGAGAAGAAAACCTAATTCTTAGAGATGAGCTAAAAGCGAGGTTTGGAGAATTCATGTATTCTTCCAGAAGCCCGAGAATGAAGGAGGCTCTATCGCTTGTCCGTCAGGTGGCCTCCACTCCCGCCACGGTCCTTCTTCTGGGCGAATCCGGGACGGGAAAAACACTGTTGGCGCGGCTCATACACGATCTGAGCAATAGACGGAACAAACCTTTCGTAAAGATAAACTGTGCGGCCATACCGGAAAACCTTCTTGAAGCCGAGCTGTTCGGCTACGTAAAAGGAGCCTTCACCGGAGCGGACAGAAACAAACCGGGACGGCTTGAACTTGCAGACGGCGGTACCGCATTTCTTGACGAAATAGGAGAATTGCCGCTCTCGCTTCAGGCAAAGCTTCTCTACTTCATACAGGAGAAGGAGTTTTCGCCTTTGGGGAGCACAAAAACGCGTTCGGTGGACGTGAGACTGCTTGCGGCGACAAACAAAAACCTGGACAGGCTGGTAGCCGAGGGACGTTTTCGTGAAGACCTTTTCTACAGGTTAAATGTTTTCCCTATTCATATTCCTCCACTTCGAGAACGCCGGGAAGATATAATAGGTCTTACTCACTTCATATTAAGGCGCCTTGAAAAGAGCTACGGAAGGCGGCTGACCTTCACTGCCGAGGCCCTGAGGAAGCTCGTAAACTACCCCTGGCCCGGGAACGTCAGAGAACTGGAAAACGTTCTGGAAAGGCTCTTTATAATGGCGAGGGATGATAGCATATCTGACGAGCTTATTTCACAGATTCTGGGAATCCAGGCCGACCACGTGAACCTTGCAAATGCGGAGCAAACCCCCGTCAGGCCCTTCGCCCGTTACTCCGGAGAAATAAAGGCGGAAGAAATAACAGAGGCCCTGAAACGAAATGGTTTTGTCGTCGCAAGGGCTGCCAGGGAGCTGGGATTGTCCTTCCGTCAGCTTCGTTACCGGCTAAAAAAACTGGGCCTGGAAGCTGACTTACCTATTTCCCGGGGCCGCCCGCCGAAGTCGTCAAACAAATTACGGGGTCTTGAATAG
- the nifH gene encoding nitrogenase iron protein → MGEVRKIGIYGKGGIGKSTTTQNLAAALAHFFGKKVMIHGCDPKADATRLILGGKPQETVLDVLREEGEERVTLEKVVKTGFGGIRCVESGGPEPGVGCAGRGVITAINLMEELRGYPEDLDFLFFDVLGDVVCGGFAMPVREGKAREIYIVASGEMMALYAANNICRGMVKYAQRTGVRLGGIICNSRKVDREEEILEEFCERLGTKMIMFIPRDNIVQRAEFNRKTVIEFDPNHSQAEAYKKLAERVIENRDLVIPKPLSMPELESLVMKYGLV, encoded by the coding sequence ATGGGTGAGGTAAGAAAGATCGGTATTTACGGAAAGGGCGGGATTGGCAAGTCCACGACCACTCAGAACCTGGCGGCTGCCCTGGCCCACTTCTTCGGTAAGAAGGTCATGATACACGGATGCGATCCAAAAGCTGATGCCACAAGGTTAATTCTCGGCGGAAAGCCCCAGGAAACGGTTCTGGACGTTCTCAGAGAAGAAGGAGAAGAAAGGGTTACCCTGGAGAAGGTTGTTAAAACCGGTTTTGGAGGCATCAGGTGCGTTGAGTCGGGCGGCCCTGAGCCCGGGGTGGGATGTGCGGGCCGAGGTGTGATCACGGCCATAAATCTCATGGAAGAATTAAGGGGTTATCCCGAAGATCTGGACTTCCTCTTCTTTGATGTCCTGGGTGATGTGGTCTGTGGTGGTTTTGCCATGCCCGTCAGAGAAGGCAAGGCCAGGGAGATATACATAGTGGCCTCGGGTGAGATGATGGCGCTCTACGCAGCAAACAACATCTGTCGCGGCATGGTCAAGTATGCTCAGCGTACTGGGGTTCGTCTGGGGGGCATTATTTGCAACAGCCGTAAGGTCGACAGAGAAGAGGAGATCCTGGAGGAGTTCTGCGAACGACTTGGAACAAAGATGATCATGTTTATCCCGAGAGACAATATCGTGCAGAGAGCGGAGTTTAACCGAAAAACGGTTATAGAATTCGACCCAAATCATTCCCAGGCGGAAGCTTACAAAAAGCTTGCCGAAAGAGTTATCGAGAATCGTGACCTCGTAATACCGAAGCCTCTGTCAATGCCTGAGCTTGAGTCGCTGGTGATGAAGTACGGGCTGGTCTGA
- a CDS encoding ACT domain-containing protein produces MRVEQISVFLENKAGRLAEVTRVLAEAGINIRALSLADTSDFGILRLIVNDTEKAKRVLKENGFTVGKTNVVAVEVEDRPGGLYKILEILRKANINVEYMYAFVQQSGDNAVLIFRFDNTDEAIKTLLENNVKVIEGQKLYSM; encoded by the coding sequence ATGCGCGTTGAGCAGATATCGGTGTTTCTTGAAAACAAGGCAGGTAGGTTGGCGGAGGTAACCCGCGTCCTTGCGGAGGCGGGAATTAACATAAGAGCCCTGTCACTGGCAGACACATCGGATTTCGGTATCCTGAGGCTCATAGTCAACGATACCGAAAAGGCCAAGAGGGTTCTTAAGGAAAACGGCTTTACCGTGGGAAAGACCAATGTCGTTGCCGTAGAAGTTGAAGACCGACCGGGTGGGCTATATAAGATTCTGGAGATACTCAGAAAGGCCAACATAAATGTTGAATATATGTACGCTTTCGTGCAGCAGAGCGGCGATAATGCCGTTTTGATTTTCAGGTTTGACAATACCGACGAGGCGATCAAGACGTTGCTGGAAAACAACGTGAAGGTTATAGAGGGCCAGAAGCTGTATTCGATGTAG
- the amrB gene encoding AmmeMemoRadiSam system protein B: MEKIRRSVIAGSWYPGDPEILRRNIMTYIRKASVPDIKGRLVALIAPHAGYMYSGQVAAYAYKLLENHKFDRVVVISPSHQAYFQGASVYTLGGYETPLGIIPLDRELIDQLLSVCPVVRDLPDPHAREHSLEIQLPFLQVMLGKDFLLTPIMIGTQSYDLCAQLARGLAEVCRDKKVLLVASSDLSHYHSDREARILDGAVINRIESLDPEGLYRDLKDGRAEACGGGPMITVMLASKALGATKSRVLHYATSGDVTGDRSAVVGYLSAAFYDNPGSGRIKVGVDLGLSDEEKRVLKELARETIEARAFGKALPVINNPSEKLKEPRGAFVTIHKDGKLRGCIGMIESYRPVWETVRDMAIQAAYHDPRFPPVQPQEVKDLDIEISVLTPLKPISSPEEIEVGLHGLVVRRGPYSGLLLPQVAVEHNWDRETFLEWTCRKAGLEPDAWKDPLTKIFVFSADVF, translated from the coding sequence ATGGAAAAGATAAGAAGGTCTGTTATTGCCGGTTCATGGTATCCTGGAGATCCCGAAATATTAAGGCGGAACATAATGACTTACATTAGAAAGGCCAGCGTGCCCGATATAAAAGGAAGGCTCGTGGCACTTATAGCCCCTCATGCTGGATACATGTATTCCGGTCAGGTAGCGGCATATGCTTACAAGTTACTGGAAAATCACAAATTCGACAGAGTTGTGGTAATATCCCCCAGTCACCAGGCCTACTTTCAGGGGGCCAGTGTCTATACCCTTGGAGGGTATGAAACACCCCTTGGCATAATACCTTTAGATCGGGAACTGATCGATCAATTGCTTTCGGTGTGTCCCGTGGTAAGGGACCTGCCCGACCCTCATGCTCGTGAACACTCTCTTGAGATTCAACTCCCCTTTCTTCAGGTAATGCTCGGCAAAGACTTCCTGCTGACCCCGATCATGATAGGCACTCAGTCGTACGATCTATGTGCTCAGCTGGCCAGAGGGCTGGCCGAGGTATGCAGAGACAAAAAGGTTCTGCTGGTAGCAAGTAGCGATCTTTCTCATTACCACTCTGACCGGGAGGCTCGTATTCTCGACGGTGCCGTGATCAATCGCATTGAATCTCTTGACCCGGAGGGCCTTTACCGAGATCTGAAAGATGGACGGGCAGAAGCATGTGGTGGGGGGCCCATGATAACCGTCATGCTGGCCTCTAAAGCACTGGGAGCAACAAAATCCAGAGTGCTACACTATGCCACCTCGGGCGACGTTACGGGAGACAGATCGGCGGTTGTAGGATATCTGTCGGCCGCCTTCTACGATAATCCGGGATCGGGCCGTATTAAGGTGGGCGTGGATCTCGGGCTGTCCGACGAAGAAAAGCGTGTATTGAAAGAGCTCGCCCGTGAAACTATCGAAGCCAGAGCCTTTGGAAAGGCCTTACCGGTTATCAACAACCCTTCTGAAAAGCTGAAAGAACCCAGAGGCGCTTTCGTCACCATCCATAAAGACGGTAAACTTCGGGGATGCATAGGGATGATCGAGTCCTATCGTCCGGTGTGGGAAACGGTGCGGGACATGGCAATACAGGCTGCCTATCACGATCCAAGGTTTCCCCCCGTTCAGCCTCAAGAAGTGAAGGATCTGGACATAGAGATTTCCGTCCTTACTCCTCTGAAACCTATCAGTTCTCCTGAAGAGATCGAGGTGGGCCTGCACGGGCTCGTGGTGCGTCGTGGACCTTACAGCGGTTTACTCCTTCCGCAGGTAGCAGTCGAACACAATTGGGACAGGGAGACTTTTCTGGAGTGGACGTGTAGAAAGGCAGGGCTTGAACCCGATGCGTGGAAGGATCCGCTAACCAAGATATTTGTTTTTTCCGCCGATGTGTTTTAA
- a CDS encoding P-II family nitrogen regulator, which produces MKMIKAIVRPEKVETILAALSEEGFPAVTRVDVVGRGKQGGLKVGEVVYDEIPKSLLMIVVPDGDVSKICDVIKSRAYTGRYGDGKIFISTVEKTYTIRTGEIES; this is translated from the coding sequence ATGAAAATGATAAAGGCTATAGTCAGGCCCGAAAAGGTTGAGACCATTCTTGCGGCCCTCAGTGAGGAAGGCTTTCCCGCAGTAACGAGGGTAGATGTTGTGGGGCGTGGTAAGCAGGGAGGTTTGAAGGTGGGAGAAGTCGTTTACGACGAAATTCCAAAAAGCCTTCTTATGATCGTTGTGCCCGACGGAGATGTAAGCAAGATCTGCGATGTGATTAAGTCCAGGGCATACACGGGCCGCTATGGTGACGGGAAGATCTTCATTTCCACCGTCGAAAAAACCTACACCATAAGAACAGGCGAGATCGAATCATAA